Within the Dehalococcoidia bacterium genome, the region GGCCTCGGTGGGCATCAAACGCAGTGAGGTCTACATCACCAATGTGGTGAAGTGTCGCCCCCCGGACAACCGCGACCCCCTGCCCGGGGAGATCGAGGCCTGTAAAAAGTACCTGGACGAGCAAATTGCCCTCCTGCGCCCCAAGATCATTGTGACCTTGGGACGGTACTCCCTGGCCCGCTTTGCGCCCAAGGAGTCCATCTCCAAAGTGCACGGCAAGCCCCGCAGAATCCCCGAAGGGATCCTGTTCCCTATGTATCACCCGGCGGCCGCCCTGCACTACCAGGGCCTGCGCCCCGTGTTAGAGCAGGACATCCGCCTCCTCCCCGAACTGATTCGG harbors:
- a CDS encoding uracil-DNA glycosylase, whose amino-acid sequence is MTPLEALAQRIRACQDCPLARTRTQAVPGEGPDTPLIMCIGEAPGYHEDQEGRPFVGPAGRFLEELLASVGIKRSEVYITNVVKCRPPDNRDPLPGEIEACKKYLDEQIALLRPKIIVTLGRYSLARFAPKESISKVHGKPRRIPEGILFPMYHPAAALHYQGLRPVLEQDIRLLPELIRQVQQGLAQVPSAEPPPQQLSLF